In Sparus aurata chromosome 24, fSpaAur1.1, whole genome shotgun sequence, the genomic stretch tgtttgtcCATTCAATGCTGCTGATTTTTCCCAACACTTTCATATTATGAAGTTTAAAGACCATTGTGGCGCCACCTGTGTCCTCTAGGTTTTCTTCCATTTTTGCAGCACCTGTACCTGATTGGACAAACTTCCATTGAGTTTACCGAGGGGCAAGCCCCAGTGTGGCAACCAGTGGGGCTgaaaatgaagccaaaaaatttaaaaaacgcAGTTCATGCGAACAACACTGGGGGTGAATTTTATGtagaataatttttttaaatatattaagGCTTAAAGCTTTTAACACTTTTAAtgacagctagctagctttaACTTGGCTAATTAAAATGACCCTTAGAACCCTTTCTAATCATAGAATAAGAGCATACACACATTGTGAACCCGCCTATGTAGACGCACCTTACTATCTGAATAATTCACCCTTTGAATAGCAGGACACACAGTGCACCTTTGACTTAAGACTAGCTTTTAGTTGGTCTATGAGttgctttctgctgcctcaataTAGCAGTCTGTCATCAGTGTTGCCTGATCACACCTCCCTTTCAAGCCCAGGGGCACACAGTGGGGCACAAGTCCATTGTTATTTACAGTACACAACATTGGGAATGAAAAGGACAACTGTGTTGGTCTGAAACCAGAAATGATGCTTGCGCTGTGCGATGCTTTTATTCAGCAATGTAGAGTTGCGTAGAGTCATGCTAGCAACTTAATGTCTCACAGCAATTCATCTACCTTTGCTGTGCTGCCACATCCTCACTGTTGAATGAAAGCCCACAGTCTTCACAATGCAGGCATCATCaaggtcataaatgttttcTCACCATGTTTGAGGCTGATCGGGTAACAGGAGGATTACCTAAttgtttaaaaaagtaattcccTTCTGCCACTAGGGTGCCCTATAATTGTAATTGACTGTTGGCATGTTTGGTGCTCTGGTCCTGATAATGATAGACTTGTTCAAGAAGAACTGACCCTGGCTTGGCCTAAATCTTCATAATCAGATGAATCAGATCAAAATCTTTCCATTTCCATGCAAACTGGAGACAAATCTAACAATACATTGTGCGGCGATTGCTGCTGATGGATTCTGCACAGGCCTTGCTGATCTCTATGCCAAGCCAGAGAAAAGTACTCAAGTGACACTGCTTAAGGAGTCTCAGTTTGAGTGTGCAGACTGTAAATGCATAATGTAGCCCATGTGTTATAAACTTGGGACATGAATTTTAGAGGTATTGGTGTTACCCTGttacttttaatgtttaatttggccattaaaataaaatctttaattATTTATGGCAAGTCCCTTAACTTCATAGAAGTGCAAAGAGTGAAGAGTACGTTGTAGGGTGTGGTTACCTTGTGATTAAAAAATTGCTACGATGGTGTCGGGTGATCCAATTAGTTTCATCCAGAGATAAGTTACTGTTTCAAATTTTGTAAGTGTggcaccactggatattttatttaatgagaTGTCAGCTGCACTCCTGTTTTAATGGAAAACAGGTTCACAaccttcctgtttttcttttgtttgttctgtcagCTTGATTTCCTAAAAGCAAAACTTTTCAGACCTCGCTCTCTAATACTGAATGTCAGCACTTCCATAAAAGCCCCAGCaaggacagatttttttaagcAGTTCCCGGGGACAAATCTCTCATATCTTTCACAACAAAGGACAAATGCAAGTCAGTTTTGGTAACATGCTGGGATGTAGAGAAACTAAACAGCTATACAGGACCAACCAGCAGGAGTCACAAGCTGAATTATTTTACACTGGAATGACAGGCAGGAGTCAGAACCGTTGGatttctgcttgttttatttttttcacttagtACATTGGAATTTGAGTTAACAGTCCATGATGCGCCTGATGGAGCTGAACCTTGTCATGTCACTCATCCCCATATCTCTGAGGTTCCTGTACTCTCCTGGCCTGAGGTACATCATCCTGCCTCTATAGTTGGGCTGCTCGAACATCAGCCAGTGGCCGTCCATCACATTGCAGGACTGGCAGTCGGACATGCGGAAACGATCCATCATATTGTCACAGTCGTCCATCAGCTCGTGCATCTGGCCTCCAAAGTTCTCCCTCTCATAGATCCTCATTCGGAAAGGTCCCCTGTGCTGTGGATGAAGACACATCAAGAAAATGACTTTAGACCGCTGAAGAAAAATTTTAATCCTTCAACCCATCCTTTAGATATACACTTAACAGCTATAGTTTTGAGCTTGCTTAATGGGAGTGGTGTGCCATTATTAATTGTGTCATTATCTCAAGAAACCAACCTTTTGTTATTTCAGGACAGTAATTTTGTTATCacaagaaaacaattaaaatgatAAGATGCTAATTAACTTGTGATCTTGACATAATGGTTACAAAAACGTAATTGCAACCACAGCTGTTCTTGTCCTCCACACTGGtcatttaaaagcagttgaaacaTTAAAATTGTAAAAGCTGAGTATTGTTTTCTCATTGATGTTTCTatcatgtgttttataaaatggGTGTGCACATACCACTGAAAGTCTGTGCAGAGTTGCTGCAGCATGTGAAAAAATTAGATTTGTGAGAAAATAAACTGCAGGCCCACTTACTGTCTTATCTTACTATCTTTTTTTAGGGAGCTCACAGACTTCCTAAGCGAGTGGAACCTGCTATGGAGTTATAACATAATCTGGATTTGCAACTGAGGTTACTCCACTATACCTGACCAGCTTCCACTTGTTGAGGAAGGCTGTAGGATACATTCTAGAAAGCAGACAGTGAGGTTAGGGATGAAAATCCTCagtttgcaaaccatacaaataaaaaagctCTCTGATCTGTGTATAGTCTAAAGTTTTGGAGTCAGCTTTTGGACTCCTTCTAGTATTGCCTAGAACTGCATCAGTGGCAAGGAATTCCTGGTGTGTCTGGGCCTCACTGCAGCTGAGCGCAAAAAAACATGTCCACCTACCGTGGGGATCATGCGGCTGGACCTGATGCAGTCGCTCATACTCATTCCCATCAGGTGCTGGTTGTCTGGATACTCGCCCCTCCTCACCAGCATCTGATGGCCCATGAAGTTGGGCTTCTCGTACACCATGAAAAGGCCGCTTTCAACCCTGCAGGAGTTACACCTGCTCAGGTAGGAGGTGAGCTCGGGGCAGTCATTGCTGGTCTCATAGGAGCGACCCTGGAAGTTGCGGTCCTCGTAGAATATGATCTGCAAAGAACAATGCAAACTCAAAGAAATATCTTACACGAAAATTTTTACTTTTAGAATTTGTCTGTGAATGTTTACTTTTTAAGTGTTATTGTGCCATAAATGATTTGGAAAGTTTCACTTACCCTCCCCATGGTCATGATATTTGTGAGCTAATCTCAGATGTACAGCTTCAACATCGacccttttccctttttataCATTACACAGCCACAGTATTTCCACATGGATTGTGCTGAAACCTTTGAGTCATCACTCTATATTGTGGCACAGTGCAGCACTAGAGGGTGGCAGACTTTACTATATGTCAGAATCTGCAATAGTTATTGTTAACTGAATATTGAGGTTGTATGCTTGGTTCCAGAGACTTCCAATATTTCATTCATATCTCCTCTGTAGAAATATATGTGGTATGATCATCAGATATGAAGATGCAATTTTATGGCTGAAATGTATTCAACAAATAGAATGGATGCACTCCATAAAACTTTCTCTGACCTTGTATCTTTGAAAAggtaatatttatatattatgcCATTTAAGATATGTTTTGCTTCTgttacgaaaaaaaaaaaaaacctgatgcaAAAACCTACATGCAACATACAAAATTAACTACAAAGGTGTACTGTAGAAGGTGAATGCAGGCCCACGTGAAACTCTTGATGAGTCATGATGTTTCACACAAAGGTGTGCAAGGTGGTCTGTGGCTCATTCTATATAAAAGTCGAGCGGGGTTGGCATCGTTTGTGAAAAACTACAACCGTCACCATGGGCAGGGTACTGTTAATCATATATTTGTATAATGTTGACAAATCTGGAGCAATAGAAGCAGCAATTAACTAACTGATAAAAGATACAGTACGATGCAAATTGCTGTGCAAGAATTCTCAATATGGTTAGAAATGTATTGTTCCACAGTAACAAAATGTCTATTCCAACCAAATAATACATCTTCAGAGAGTCATATTCTTGAGTATATCATCTAATGACTGTACATTTCATGTATGTCCTTTGCTACAGATTATATTCTATGAGGAGAGGAACTTCCAGGGTCGCTCCtatgactgcagcagtgactgCTCTGACATCCATATGCACCTGAGCCGCTGCAACTCCTGCAGGGTGGACAGCGGGTGCTTCGTGGTGTATGACCGCCCCAACTTCATGGGTAATCAGGTCTTCTTGAAGAGAGGGGAGTACTCTGATTTTCAGCGCATGGGAAGCATGATGGGAATGATGGGCCCGGCAATGATGGATAGCATTCGCTCTTGTCGCATGGTCCCCATGGTAAGACATTTCATTAAGTGCTTTTCTGGCCTTATCACTGCAACTTATTGCAATCTGTGGATGTCCTTAGTTTGAATTAGCCAGCCAGTTGGTGCCGTTCTGTTTCCTGGATTTCATACAGGATTTGATGGACTGGTGAACCATGCCTCCAGAACAGGCTCCAGAGAAAGAAAGGTAGTTAAATGGACTAGAGGACTAATAtcttgtctttttaaaacagCACAGGGGACAGTTCAGGATGAGGATCTACGAGAGGGAGAACTTTGGAGGCCAATCGCACGAGCTGATGGACGACTGCGAGTCTCTCCAGGACCGTTATCATATGTCTGACTGCCAGTCCTGCAACGTGATGGACGGCCACTGGCTGATGTTCGAGCAGGCCAACTACAGGGGTCGGATGATTTATGTGAGGCCAGGAGAGTACAGGAGTCTCAGGGAAATGGGGATGATGAACCAGACAAGAATCAGCTCCATCAGACGCATCATGGAGATGTGCTGATCTTCAGAGGGAACTGTGgcgcaaaaataaaaaatatttctctgTATTGGTGTTTAGCGGTTTTCTTAATATGGTGTAAAACAACTGGCTTTGCAACGTAACAGTGGTGCAAGGGGCAAAACTTGCCCCCACCCCCCAGAGGTCAGAGGGTGACACTGACATGATGATTCCTAAATAGCGTCAGTGATTGATTTATCCTATCTGACCTGATATACTGGTGCATTCATTGTTTTTGTGATAACAAAGGCATCCTTCTACATTATAAATCCTTGCCATAACTCTATGTTTAATTATGTAGTATTATGTATATATCATGTAAACCTCAGGGTCATCATCACATCTCAATTTTGAATACTTCAGTGGTTCCCAAGACATGTTCCCCTTAATTATTGCAACCACTTATATCAGTACTGTGAAGTTGAGGTGAACACAAAAATGACATCTGTGTCTTCCCAGTCACGGACCCCTTGCAGAATATACTGTATAACATTCTGTTACATAATAACCTGGGCCCCCATTAATGTGTGGGGCAGCCCGTAGTGCCATCAATACACAAGTCACCAGCAGTTGCGGCATGGCCACTGTTAGGTGCTCTAGCCTCACCCTCTGTGGTTTCTCCGGTGGTGGAGGGTGTGTCAGAGTCTCTCGCTTGATAAGTTACAAAACGATCCATATTAGATCGCAAATGTGTCCCGGGGATCATATTACACATAACTTGCCAATATGTTTCAAAAAGATGTAGTTAGCTAACTAGTACTCCATTGTGGATAAGTGCCTCACAGGATGTTTGCATAGCATGCTTACACAATTGGCCAAGGCAGCATGGATATACTTCCATGACTGACGTGTTTGTATTGTATCTTAGACAAATTTGTCTTTGCTAATTACACACTGGATTTATGTTTATATGCATTGTcagacacatttaaattaatACATGTTGCAGTATGCATACAATTATGCAGtatgcaaaaatatatataattggAGGCTAtattgaggatttttttttatatatttcacctacCTACAATCTACAAAGTAGAGTACTGGTAGAATATAATGTTTGGATGGCACTGAGTGAACATAACAAATGCACACTGGGGTTTTGTTTCGATCTCCAGTACTGATACTTAAAGCTAGTGTAGGTGGGTGGCACTTTAGGAGCCGCTAGCAATTTATTTGAGACTTACTGTTAAAGTCtcaaaaatgctaaaaatgttAAGTGTGTCTGAAGTGGAATGTCAAAAGATTTTAGTCCTTCAACAGCATGAATGTTCTCAGGAATCTGCATATAAGATTActtgcataaaaaaaactgagaccGTCCAAGATTAAAAGATTAAATtgaaagaatttcccaatttgggattaaaatagtatatatataaaaaaagatttcatcCTCTGGCGAGCATGAATGTGCAAATTGCATTTTGGGCAGATGCTGACAGAGGACAAGCAGGACAGAACGTACTGAGATTCTTCTTTTGGGCATCACAATGTATCATGTTGCAGTGTTGGATGAACATAGCTCCTTACTTTGCAGACACAGACCACACCATCAGTACTACTCTCTTTGTGCAAAATCTTTCGGCATGACTATAAAGTTGGTGGTAATTAGAATGATGGAGCAAACATTTCTCCTAGCGAGGTACGCTGTATTCACTTTTGTGTCAGAaccatgtaaatgttttggtttgtgACATAATTAGGTAAGTCAATTAATAAGAAATGCTATCTTGGAAAAAGTatggaaatgtattaaagtgAGCAAATTGAGGAAATACCATCTTTTACACAGAAATATTGATAAATGAGTTAACGTCACCCTTCATAAGCTGCTGTTCATACCAGGTCAAGTCTGTAGCAGCACACTCCTGACTGTATTCAACTGAGcaaaggtgtgtttttttttaatttcctatTCATTTGTAAGAGGTGGATTTGTTATTTATCCTTCACGTTTTAATTATTTCAGCTTTAAATCAAAGTATTCAATTTAATCTCGCACCTGTCGAAATGCCAACTTGTCATACACTCTTCTATATACATCAGCATGACCtacatgaaaataaagctgCAATAACTGGGGTTTGCTTTGTTACCGTGAAGTCTGCACCACTGCAGTTTAATCGAAGTGGGTTCACACTTTTGATGTATAATACAGTAGGGACTAAAATGCTGATGGGCTGactcagttatttttttttacaaacgaGGGGCAGATTCTTTTGATGTCACATGATGCATAAAAGGCAGCGCGCCAGTGAGAAGAACAACAGAAATCAAATAGCGTGATCATGAGCGGAAAGGTAATGAAGGGCACAGATCACTGCACCGGCCAGTTCAGGAGACAGAAACTAACTGATGCACATACTGCCTCAagcttaaagctgctgtaagtgttacTTAATCTTAATAAAATAACTATTAAATAGCTGTGTGtgccaacagtaatcactgttctAGAGTGTTTTGTTAGTAACTcgtgtctctcctcccccctgctcatgcagtaaaagagaaaagacattttctagtatccctgcccactttatccaatcaggaaagagaactccataaagaggcggtcctgtctgcttggGGAATACTCTGAAGCAAGATCCTCCTGTTCTGGTACCTATACTGGTTATGGCGGGGGAAACTGCCAATTCCAGCACTCCCAGCGACGGCTTATACTAACGCTTGAAGAAAtgaaagaggcaaagagagctgcCTCGAAAGAAAGAATGGAGAAAATGGAATAGCTAAAATGATGACaacgcttacagcagcttttatTAATCTTATATACTCAATGTGTATCAAAATACTGTAGCCCATGAGTTCTTTCATGCAACAGAGTGTCATTTGTGATGAGATATCACAGAACTCTCTTGAACGTTTAGCTCTGGGTCTGTTGGAAATGTTGAACCCCAACACATTGTGTCTTTCTCTCTAGATCATCTTTTTCGAGGGAAGAAACTTCCAGGGCAGCTCGTATGAGTGCGTCAGCGACTGCTCTGAAATCGCCTCTCACCTGAGCCGATGCAGCTCCTGCAGGGTGGAGAGCGGGACATTCATGGTCTACGACCGTCCCAACTTCACGGGCCAGCAGTACCTCCTGACCACAGGAGAGTACCCCGAGTATCAGAACACCATCGGCTTCAATGATTGCATCCAGTCGTGCCGCATTGTCCCTGCGGTAAATATGTGCATGATATCATCAAACAAGGAAAGAGAAAGGCAGTCAGTAGTTGCGTGataggtggtggtggtgtgtatgtgtgtgtgtgtgtgtgtgtgtgtgtgtgtgtgtgtgtgcatcccaACTTTGTTTTGACTTGTGGTTGTTGCTTGTTAGCTAGCAACGAAGAGTATCATAGCAATCAAACATCtatattcatatatttgtgATCAGGACAACTTTTGAAATGTAGTGGAAACAGATTAAGACATAACTAATATTTGGCTTTACATTTGATGTAGCATTCCTCAATAGAGTTAACTTATAGTTACATCATATTTCCTAGCAGAACATTCATTTTCCTTTTGGTAGGCTTGTTGCCTTAACACACCGTAAGTCAAAATTTGAACAGCACCATGACTATTGTTAGATTCATGCATATtatatatgcatttttttaaatttcgtTAAACAGCACAAGGGACCCTTTAAGATGAGGATCTACGAGAGACCCGACTTTGAAGGGCAGATGCATGAGCTGACTGATGACTGCAACTCCATTCAAGATCAATATCACATGTCTGACATGCGGTCCTGCAATGTGATGGAAGGCTACTGGTTAATGTTTGAGCTGCCCCACTTTGCGGGCAAGATGTTTTATCTGAGACCAGGAAAGTACAGCAACCTCCGAGAGATAAGCAGTGATGACATGAGGTTCAATTCAATCAAACGCATCACAGAAACTGACTAACAACTGACGTATAGCTGATAAGTTT encodes the following:
- the LOC115576757 gene encoding gamma-crystallin M3-like, translated to MTMGRIIFYEDRNFQGRSYETSNDCPELTSYLSRCNSCRVESGLFMVYEKPNFMGHQMLVRRGEYPDNQHLMGMSMSDCIRSSRMIPTHRGPFRMRIYERENFGGQMHELMDDCDNMMDRFRMSDCQSCNVMDGHWLMFEQPNYRGRMMYLRPGEYRNLRDMGMSDMTRFSSIRRIMDC
- the LOC115576756 gene encoding gamma-crystallin M3-like isoform X2; amino-acid sequence: MIIFYEERNFQGRSYDCSSDCSDIHMHLSRCNSCRVDSGCFVVYDRPNFMGNQVFLKRGEYSDFQRMGSMMGMMGPAMMDSIRSCRMVPMHRGQFRMRIYERENFGGQSHELMDDCESLQDRYHMSDCQSCNVMDGHWLMFEQANYRGRMIYVRPGEYRSLREMGMMNQTRISSIRRIMEMC
- the LOC115577372 gene encoding gamma-crystallin M3-like encodes the protein MSGKIIFFEGRNFQGSSYECVSDCSEIASHLSRCSSCRVESGTFMVYDRPNFTGQQYLLTTGEYPEYQNTIGFNDCIQSCRIVPAHKGPFKMRIYERPDFEGQMHELTDDCNSIQDQYHMSDMRSCNVMEGYWLMFELPHFAGKMFYLRPGKYSNLREISSDDMRFNSIKRITETD
- the LOC115576756 gene encoding gamma-crystallin M3-like isoform X1, with translation MGRIIFYEERNFQGRSYDCSSDCSDIHMHLSRCNSCRVDSGCFVVYDRPNFMGNQVFLKRGEYSDFQRMGSMMGMMGPAMMDSIRSCRMVPMHRGQFRMRIYERENFGGQSHELMDDCESLQDRYHMSDCQSCNVMDGHWLMFEQANYRGRMIYVRPGEYRSLREMGMMNQTRISSIRRIMEMC